Proteins found in one Vagococcus carniphilus genomic segment:
- the abc-f gene encoding ribosomal protection-like ABC-F family protein, which yields MKELVLTIEDLNVVYGTKTVLEIEKLMVYQHERIGIIGNNGEGKSTLLKAIEGRLPEGKGSVNSQIEFSYFDQLNHTEKPMNGEVNEEILSRFSVPDYSIEKMSGGEKAKYNLAYILSEYKEGLILDEPTTHLDQRSISYLIEELRFFYGTLLFVSHDRYFLNELATKIWEISDGKVKEYSGNFEDYRRQKDLEVMEKKKTYENYENQKKSLEKSIEKSKQQVDKLTQNRKKNTKKQIKPSRLSSSKQKDTVQKSIQKNVKTLEKRLSGLEVVTSEGNEKHISFPKTKFEMLHNDFPIKGDKVTLVNENKVLVEDVDFQFEKGKKIAIVGENGSGKTTFLDAILEAKEGISVSSKAFISVYEQLAYQLNHNESVITYLMNQTDYKEAVVRSILHKIGFTQNELTKRYNVLSGGERTRVSLALTMLRPSNILILDEPTNFVDLRTIEALESLIQSYPGTVLFTSHDKTFIQNTAEVVYEISNKKIVRINN from the coding sequence ATGAAAGAATTAGTATTAACAATTGAAGATTTAAATGTAGTTTATGGTACGAAAACCGTACTAGAAATTGAAAAACTGATGGTTTATCAACATGAAAGAATAGGTATTATCGGAAATAATGGTGAAGGGAAATCTACTTTATTAAAAGCTATTGAGGGAAGATTGCCTGAAGGAAAAGGTAGTGTTAACTCTCAAATTGAATTTTCTTATTTTGATCAGTTAAATCACACAGAAAAGCCAATGAATGGTGAAGTGAATGAAGAGATATTAAGTCGATTTTCTGTGCCAGATTATTCTATTGAAAAAATGAGCGGAGGAGAAAAAGCCAAATATAATCTAGCTTATATCTTATCCGAATATAAAGAAGGCTTGATTTTAGATGAACCTACGACTCACTTAGATCAAAGAAGTATTTCCTATTTAATAGAAGAATTACGATTTTTTTATGGAACACTATTATTTGTCAGTCATGATCGCTATTTTTTAAATGAATTAGCGACTAAGATTTGGGAAATATCGGATGGTAAAGTAAAAGAATATAGCGGAAACTTTGAAGACTATCGTCGTCAAAAAGATTTAGAAGTGATGGAAAAGAAAAAGACTTATGAAAATTACGAAAATCAGAAGAAAAGTTTAGAAAAATCTATCGAAAAAAGCAAACAGCAAGTTGATAAACTGACTCAAAATAGGAAGAAAAATACAAAGAAACAGATTAAACCAAGTCGATTGTCCTCATCGAAACAAAAAGATACGGTTCAAAAAAGTATTCAAAAAAATGTGAAAACATTAGAAAAAAGATTATCTGGTTTAGAAGTGGTGACAAGTGAGGGAAATGAAAAGCATATTAGTTTTCCAAAAACTAAATTTGAGATGCTTCATAATGATTTTCCAATCAAAGGTGATAAAGTAACTCTAGTAAATGAGAATAAAGTATTAGTTGAAGATGTAGATTTTCAATTTGAAAAGGGTAAAAAAATTGCTATTGTTGGGGAGAACGGATCAGGAAAAACAACTTTTCTTGACGCGATTTTAGAAGCAAAAGAAGGAATATCCGTTTCATCTAAAGCGTTCATTTCAGTCTATGAGCAACTAGCTTATCAATTGAATCATAATGAATCAGTCATTACTTACTTGATGAATCAAACAGATTATAAAGAAGCAGTTGTTCGAAGTATTCTACACAAAATTGGGTTTACTCAAAATGAATTGACTAAACGCTACAATGTTTTAAGTGGAGGAGAACGGACGAGAGTTTCTCTAGCTTTGACAATGCTTAGGCCTTCTAATATTTTAATTTTAGATGAACCAACCAATTTTGTAGACTTAAGAACAATAGAAGCTTTAGAAAGTTTGATCCAAAGTTATCCAGGAACAGTACTCTTCACCTCTCACGATAAGACCTTTATTCAAAATACGGCAGAGGTTGTCTATGAAATTTCAAATAAAAAAATAGTTAGAATCAATAATTAA
- a CDS encoding ABC transporter substrate-binding protein: MKKKLLGMLAVTALIFTGCGANDSKTESTKESSKGNSESTVITTYNYEKKPVEQTFKKVPEKVVAVYQSPIEIMLALGLEDKMVAASQLDTDVKPEFKDAFKKVKYYDKAPSKEEVLSLNPDFIFSWYSYFGPDTLGDIDFWMDRDTNTYMSQNSGVKTPNTLENEYEDILNIGKIFDVEDKAQKMVDDMKSEIDKAIKFAEGKEKVTAVIFEVNKDGQYRIYGADSIGGDMAQQVGAELVADKNGNITKEELVKLNPDVIFSVYYGESIEEKQALTSITENDALKNLDAVKNERVYPMVLSNVYSTGIRTLDGIQAISEGLYPDLHK; the protein is encoded by the coding sequence ATGAAAAAGAAATTATTAGGCATGTTAGCAGTAACTGCACTTATCTTTACTGGGTGTGGAGCAAATGATTCAAAAACTGAATCAACGAAAGAATCATCAAAAGGTAACAGTGAATCAACTGTTATTACGACTTACAACTACGAAAAAAAACCAGTAGAACAAACTTTTAAAAAAGTTCCTGAAAAAGTTGTTGCTGTATATCAAAGCCCAATCGAAATTATGTTAGCTTTAGGTTTAGAAGATAAAATGGTTGCTGCGTCTCAATTAGATACAGATGTTAAACCAGAATTCAAAGATGCTTTCAAAAAAGTTAAATATTATGATAAAGCACCTAGTAAAGAAGAAGTATTAAGCTTGAATCCTGATTTTATTTTTAGTTGGTATTCTTATTTTGGTCCAGATACTCTAGGTGATATTGATTTCTGGATGGATCGTGATACTAATACTTACATGTCTCAAAATAGTGGTGTTAAAACTCCTAACACTTTAGAAAATGAATATGAAGATATTTTAAACATTGGTAAAATTTTCGATGTTGAAGATAAAGCTCAAAAAATGGTCGATGACATGAAATCAGAAATTGACAAAGCGATTAAATTTGCTGAAGGTAAAGAAAAAGTGACTGCTGTTATTTTCGAAGTTAATAAAGACGGTCAATACCGTATTTATGGTGCTGATAGTATTGGTGGCGATATGGCTCAACAAGTTGGCGCTGAATTAGTAGCAGACAAAAATGGCAATATTACAAAAGAAGAATTAGTTAAATTAAATCCAGACGTTATCTTCAGTGTTTACTACGGTGAATCAATTGAAGAAAAACAAGCTTTAACATCAATTACTGAAAATGATGCACTTAAAAATTTAGATGCTGTTAAAAATGAACGTGTTTACCCAATGGTTCTAAGTAACGTTTACTCAACAGGTATTAGAACATTAGATGGTATCCAAGCTATTTCTGAAGGACTTTATCCAGATTTACATAAATAA
- a CDS encoding C-GCAxxG-C-C family protein, which produces MEKEEYLEMVRSVAEEYFRSGTYYCSEAVVETLNDVLGKPYEDDVVRLASGFPIGMGKAQCLCGAVSGGQIALGMVYGRKRGEPMDPEMFEISKGLHDYIKEEYRSCCCRVITREWRGDDFQSEGRRQHCIKITGNVAVWVVNELIERGKIDPETAPKIEPNVMSES; this is translated from the coding sequence ATGGAAAAAGAAGAATATCTTGAAATGGTTCGATCAGTAGCAGAAGAATATTTCCGCTCAGGTACTTATTATTGTTCAGAAGCAGTTGTAGAGACACTAAATGATGTCTTAGGAAAACCTTACGAAGATGATGTTGTTCGTCTTGCCTCTGGTTTCCCTATCGGTATGGGAAAAGCTCAATGTTTATGTGGAGCAGTTTCTGGTGGTCAAATTGCATTAGGCATGGTTTATGGTAGAAAACGCGGTGAACCAATGGATCCTGAAATGTTTGAAATTTCAAAGGGACTTCATGATTACATCAAAGAAGAATACCGTTCTTGCTGTTGTCGTGTTATTACACGTGAATGGCGTGGTGACGATTTCCAATCGGAAGGTCGTAGACAACACTGTATTAAAATAACAGGAAATGTAGCAGTTTGGGTAGTAAATGAATTGATTGAAAGAGGTAAAATTGATCCTGAAACAGCTCCTAAAATTGAACCAAACGTTATGTCGGAGTCTTAG
- a CDS encoding acetate/propionate family kinase has translation MSKKIMAINAGSSSLKFQLFNMPEENIIVKGIFERINDPKGMLFSYTVKDEKRRTELKIISHVEAVHYLLNFLLEEKFVETLDELEGVGHRVAHGGEFFKSSSLVLEKEMEQISQLAKLAPLHNPVNLAGIQAFKKSLPKCPQVAVFDTSFHQTLPESQYIYPIPMKYYHENKIRRYGFHGTSHQYVAQKAAEIMNKELSDLNLITCHLGNGASVCGVKEGKSYVTSMGFTPLAGLMMGTRSGDIDPSIIPFLQKERGMSADEISNLLNNQSGLLGISELSNDFRDVIEAADNGNKQAVLALDIFISRVKQTIGAYAAELGGIDGLIFTAGLGENSAKIREKCCEGLEFLKVNIEKNKNERNDVIISTFKSGVEVLVIPTNEELMIAKETVSLI, from the coding sequence TTGTCTAAAAAAATAATGGCTATTAATGCAGGGAGTTCTTCTTTAAAATTTCAATTATTCAATATGCCAGAAGAAAACATAATAGTTAAAGGAATATTTGAGAGAATCAACGACCCTAAGGGAATGTTATTTTCTTATACTGTCAAAGATGAAAAAAGAAGAACAGAGCTAAAAATTATTAGTCACGTAGAAGCAGTACACTATTTATTAAATTTTTTATTAGAAGAAAAATTTGTTGAAACATTAGATGAACTAGAAGGTGTTGGACACCGAGTTGCTCACGGTGGAGAATTTTTTAAATCTTCCAGTCTGGTGCTTGAAAAAGAGATGGAGCAAATTAGTCAGTTAGCTAAATTAGCTCCGCTACATAATCCTGTAAATTTAGCAGGAATTCAAGCCTTTAAAAAAAGTTTGCCTAAATGTCCTCAAGTTGCTGTGTTTGATACATCTTTTCATCAAACGCTACCAGAATCACAATACATTTATCCAATACCAATGAAGTATTATCATGAAAATAAAATAAGAAGGTACGGTTTTCATGGAACAAGTCATCAGTATGTGGCTCAAAAAGCTGCTGAAATAATGAATAAAGAGTTATCTGACTTGAATCTTATTACGTGTCATTTAGGAAATGGAGCAAGTGTTTGTGGTGTAAAAGAGGGGAAATCATATGTGACATCAATGGGATTTACGCCACTAGCAGGATTAATGATGGGAACAAGATCTGGTGATATAGATCCTTCGATTATTCCTTTTCTACAAAAAGAAAGAGGAATGAGTGCTGATGAGATAAGCAATCTGTTAAATAATCAATCGGGACTTTTAGGAATTTCAGAGTTAAGTAATGATTTTCGTGATGTGATTGAGGCTGCTGATAATGGAAATAAGCAAGCTGTTTTAGCATTAGATATCTTTATTAGTCGAGTGAAACAAACGATTGGTGCTTATGCAGCTGAGCTGGGTGGCATAGATGGACTCATCTTTACAGCAGGACTTGGAGAAAATTCAGCTAAAATTCGGGAAAAATGTTGTGAAGGTTTAGAGTTCTTAAAAGTGAATATCGAAAAAAATAAAAATGAAAGAAATGATGTAATCATTAGCACATTTAAAAGTGGAGTTGAGGTTTTGGTGATACCAACAAATGAAGAGTTAATGATTGCTAAAGAAACAGTTAGCTTAATTTAA
- a CDS encoding methyltransferase domain-containing protein yields MRKYFCDTCHFIYDEKEGDCKNGVPPETPLNELCDSLCNRCQMRDLSRYHVMFPEYRNLEANYYFAFSGKWHIDFFLSYLKQSGIDSPSILEIGSGLGRAAYPLVSQGFQVTSVERSSDFVSLLQKQKWCETSAFELIEGDIFSLSLEKKFDVILLTDSTYQELIYQRNEIECLAMLSSLLTPNGFLWIETMTATKSHQTLRKKDLDLRREIILESTISVSQQYFTYHHVFELFRDGVSKERSMVSRTLPTVSLESMLSHLPKSLEFKDALTFPKEGKIKTDHPLQNWTDGGYPLATSNPLVKKEIIILKNKGDL; encoded by the coding sequence ATGCGTAAATATTTTTGTGATACTTGTCACTTTATTTATGATGAAAAAGAAGGCGATTGTAAAAACGGTGTACCTCCTGAGACACCTCTTAATGAATTGTGTGACTCTTTGTGTAACCGTTGTCAAATGAGAGATTTGAGCCGATACCATGTGATGTTTCCTGAATATAGAAACTTAGAAGCAAATTATTATTTTGCCTTTTCAGGTAAATGGCACATTGATTTCTTTTTATCTTATTTAAAGCAATCAGGAATAGATTCACCTAGCATTCTTGAGATTGGTTCTGGCTTAGGAAGAGCCGCTTATCCTTTAGTATCCCAAGGTTTTCAAGTAACTAGTGTTGAAAGAAGTAGTGATTTTGTTTCACTACTACAAAAACAAAAATGGTGTGAAACATCTGCCTTCGAACTAATAGAAGGAGACATTTTTTCTTTATCACTAGAGAAAAAATTTGATGTCATCTTACTAACCGATTCAACCTATCAAGAATTAATTTATCAAAGAAATGAAATCGAATGTCTAGCCATGCTTTCATCTCTTTTGACACCAAATGGATTCTTATGGATTGAAACAATGACAGCAACTAAATCGCATCAAACATTGAGAAAAAAAGATCTTGATTTAAGAAGAGAAATCATCTTAGAAAGTACTATTTCAGTTTCACAACAATATTTTACCTATCATCATGTATTTGAGTTATTCCGTGATGGTGTTTCAAAAGAAAGAAGTATGGTAAGTCGAACACTTCCAACCGTTTCTCTTGAATCAATGCTTAGCCATCTACCAAAATCATTGGAGTTTAAAGATGCCTTAACTTTTCCAAAGGAAGGAAAAATTAAAACAGATCATCCTCTGCAAAATTGGACAGACGGCGGTTATCCATTAGCGACTTCAAATCCATTAGTAAAAAAAGAAATTATTATTTTAAAAAACAAAGGAGATTTATAA
- a CDS encoding ABC transporter ATP-binding protein: MKYEIDHLSVSLSNKDILKELSLTLPKNQFIGIIGPNGSGKSTLLKTLYKGIKDYSGHIVFLGKDLKSWKTKDIAKENAVVAQLNEVNFNFTVLDIVLMGREPHKEWWQVNNVEDLETALDSLEKVGMTKFKDDYFSHLSGGEKQRVILARALAQKAECLILDEPTNHLDVKNQLEFLSLVRDLDLTIISVIHDLNLAANYCDLLYVMKNGEICLQGCPETVLTVSNIKDVFEVDCHVTTIDEQLQICYKII, encoded by the coding sequence ATGAAATATGAAATCGATCACTTAAGTGTTTCATTAAGCAATAAAGATATTTTAAAAGAATTGAGTTTAACACTTCCTAAGAATCAATTTATTGGTATTATTGGGCCTAATGGTAGTGGCAAAAGTACCCTTCTCAAAACACTTTACAAAGGGATAAAAGATTATTCTGGCCATATTGTTTTTCTGGGTAAAGATTTAAAATCATGGAAAACAAAAGATATCGCTAAAGAAAATGCTGTTGTCGCCCAACTTAATGAAGTTAATTTCAACTTTACTGTCTTAGACATTGTTTTGATGGGAAGAGAACCTCATAAAGAATGGTGGCAAGTGAATAATGTTGAGGATTTAGAAACAGCCCTCGACTCATTAGAAAAAGTTGGTATGACTAAATTTAAAGATGACTATTTCTCTCATCTTTCTGGTGGAGAAAAACAGCGAGTTATTTTAGCTCGCGCTTTAGCTCAAAAAGCTGAGTGTTTAATTCTAGACGAACCAACTAATCATTTAGATGTTAAAAACCAACTGGAATTTTTAAGTTTAGTAAGAGATCTTGATTTAACCATTATTTCAGTTATTCATGATTTAAATTTAGCTGCTAATTACTGTGACTTACTTTATGTGATGAAAAATGGAGAAATTTGTTTACAGGGTTGTCCTGAAACAGTCTTAACCGTTTCAAATATTAAAGACGTTTTTGAAGTTGATTGTCATGTCACAACAATTGATGAACAGCTTCAAATATGCTATAAAATCATTTAA
- a CDS encoding MIP/aquaporin family protein, with protein sequence MENPILGEFIGTAVLTFFGTGVGCSINLKKTLAKAVGSNWVVVAFGWGVAVMLGVYTAEFFGAPGHLNPALTIAFALGGLFEWGDVAPYVIAQLAGALLGAIITSIHYWPHFRETKQDEGNTVGVFATGPAIEDKTFNLISEVIATFAFTFTLLFLPVDFAPALKPLVLAFLLVAISFSFGSTTGYAINPARDLGPRLAYTLMPIPNKGKGNWSYAWVPTIGPIIGAIIAVIIFNLF encoded by the coding sequence ATGGAAAATCCAATTTTAGGTGAATTTATAGGAACCGCTGTTTTAACTTTTTTTGGAACAGGTGTTGGCTGTTCAATTAACTTGAAAAAAACATTAGCTAAAGCTGTTGGGAGTAATTGGGTGGTTGTTGCTTTTGGATGGGGAGTTGCCGTGATGTTAGGTGTTTATACAGCTGAATTCTTTGGAGCACCTGGTCATTTAAATCCAGCATTAACAATTGCTTTTGCTTTAGGAGGATTGTTTGAATGGGGAGATGTGGCACCTTACGTTATAGCACAGCTGGCTGGAGCTTTGTTAGGAGCGATTATAACAAGTATTCATTATTGGCCACATTTTAGAGAAACAAAACAAGATGAAGGAAATACAGTGGGTGTTTTTGCAACTGGACCTGCTATAGAAGATAAAACATTTAATTTAATTAGTGAAGTTATTGCGACTTTTGCTTTCACATTTACATTATTATTTTTACCTGTTGATTTTGCACCTGCATTGAAACCTTTAGTTTTAGCCTTTTTACTTGTCGCTATTTCTTTCTCATTCGGGTCTACAACAGGATACGCGATTAATCCAGCAAGAGATTTAGGACCAAGATTAGCCTATACACTAATGCCTATTCCTAACAAAGGTAAAGGTAACTGGTCATATGCATGGGTTCCGACAATAGGTCCTATTATTGGAGCTATTATAGCTGTAATCATATTTAATCTGTTTTAA
- a CDS encoding 1-propanol dehydrogenase PduQ translates to MKKWEMKPVIYSGDTCLNRLKKLKNEKICFVCDPYLVKTDEFKEIMNYIPINSTLSIFSDIIPDPPIETVAAGALKMLEHKPSVLIAIGGGSAIDTAKGMIFTHNQITEHRINRFIAIPTTSGTGSEVTSASVITDTREKIKYPIFHEELVPNEALLATKLVLSSPKTVTVYSGMDVLTHGLEALVATNRSLYTEALAEKAIELVFTNLELCFKDGKNMDARDNMHQASCLAGLAFDSAGLGVCHALAHQIGAKFKIPHGLANLMLLPHVIKINSCDQKTKELYSKLAIKLGVAQSCLSNDIAVNNLMQAIQALSRKLECPKTLSEMGIIMHHKNEEIEEIVANAKNDVTFQSNPVLLTSSQLKEMIEKII, encoded by the coding sequence ATGAAAAAATGGGAAATGAAACCTGTCATCTATTCAGGTGATACGTGTTTAAATCGGCTAAAAAAACTAAAAAATGAAAAAATTTGCTTTGTTTGTGATCCATATCTTGTTAAAACGGATGAGTTTAAAGAGATTATGAATTATATTCCAATTAATTCAACATTATCTATTTTTTCAGATATTATTCCTGATCCTCCAATTGAAACAGTGGCGGCAGGCGCTTTAAAAATGCTGGAGCATAAGCCAAGTGTGCTAATTGCAATCGGTGGAGGTTCTGCAATTGATACAGCAAAAGGAATGATTTTTACTCATAATCAAATAACTGAACATCGAATTAATCGTTTCATCGCTATTCCAACAACAAGTGGGACTGGTTCTGAGGTAACAAGTGCTTCAGTAATAACTGATACAAGAGAAAAAATAAAATATCCAATTTTTCATGAGGAGTTAGTTCCTAATGAGGCTTTACTTGCGACAAAATTAGTTTTGTCTAGTCCTAAAACAGTAACTGTCTATAGTGGAATGGATGTGCTAACTCACGGGTTAGAGGCACTTGTTGCAACTAATCGAAGTTTATATACAGAAGCTTTAGCCGAAAAAGCAATTGAGCTAGTATTTACCAACTTAGAATTATGCTTCAAAGATGGTAAAAATATGGACGCACGAGATAACATGCATCAAGCTTCTTGTTTGGCTGGTTTAGCTTTTGATTCTGCAGGATTAGGCGTTTGTCATGCTTTAGCACATCAAATAGGCGCAAAATTCAAAATACCACATGGATTAGCCAATCTTATGTTATTACCACATGTCATTAAGATTAATAGTTGTGATCAGAAAACAAAAGAATTGTATTCAAAACTGGCAATTAAATTAGGAGTTGCTCAGTCGTGTTTGTCTAATGATATTGCTGTTAATAATTTGATGCAAGCTATTCAAGCTTTATCTCGAAAATTGGAGTGCCCTAAAACACTGAGTGAAATGGGTATAATTATGCACCATAAAAATGAAGAAATTGAAGAGATAGTTGCTAATGCAAAGAACGATGTAACGTTTCAAAGTAATCCGGTTCTTTTAACTAGTAGTCAGTTAAAAGAGATGATTGAAAAAATAATATAA
- a CDS encoding TDT family transporter, whose amino-acid sequence MKNFLLKLPIPVSAIGLSFAGLAGLFAEYGLIKNSFMIVSCLILVSVIIKFFLNPAMFKEQLNQAPIAATFPTFFMALAFLSKLFLPIHYYTALILWLVATIGHCWCIISFTKKFATKRDLSLVLPSWFIVYVGIVASAIAAPVFNMPILIRVAQLILAFGYISFFVLLPIIVKRIKTIPLPEPLQATFGIFAAPASLNLVGYLAITTNKSFTLIVLQAILALLLYVIVLINLFSLIKKNFSPAQVALTFPLVISVTAIKLSTGIFVTKMASLASISMIVSYLALIIAVLVVFIVFIRYLNFTRNAVKK is encoded by the coding sequence ATGAAAAATTTTCTATTGAAACTTCCAATTCCAGTTTCAGCAATTGGTTTGAGTTTTGCTGGATTAGCTGGTTTATTTGCCGAGTACGGATTAATCAAGAATAGTTTTATGATAGTAAGTTGTTTAATTCTTGTTTCAGTTATCATTAAATTCTTCTTGAATCCTGCTATGTTTAAAGAACAATTAAATCAAGCTCCAATAGCAGCAACATTTCCAACCTTTTTTATGGCTCTTGCATTTTTGTCTAAACTATTTTTACCCATTCATTATTATACGGCTCTGATACTTTGGCTAGTAGCAACTATTGGTCATTGCTGGTGTATTATCAGTTTTACGAAAAAATTTGCTACAAAACGTGATCTATCTTTAGTCTTACCTTCTTGGTTTATCGTTTATGTGGGTATTGTAGCGTCTGCAATTGCAGCTCCAGTATTTAACATGCCAATCCTGATTAGAGTAGCTCAACTTATTTTAGCATTCGGTTATATTTCATTTTTTGTTCTACTACCTATTATTGTCAAACGCATCAAAACAATACCTTTACCAGAACCACTACAAGCAACATTTGGTATTTTTGCGGCTCCTGCCTCTCTTAATTTGGTCGGTTATTTGGCAATTACGACAAACAAAAGTTTTACATTAATTGTTCTACAAGCTATTTTAGCCTTACTTTTATATGTGATTGTTTTAATTAACTTGTTTTCACTTATTAAAAAGAACTTTTCACCTGCTCAAGTAGCTCTAACTTTCCCACTTGTTATTTCAGTTACTGCTATCAAATTATCGACAGGTATCTTTGTTACAAAAATGGCAAGCCTAGCTAGTATTTCTATGATTGTTAGTTATCTAGCCCTTATTATTGCTGTTCTTGTTGTTTTTATCGTCTTTATCAGATATTTAAATTTTACTCGGAATGCCGTAAAAAAATGA
- a CDS encoding FecCD family ABC transporter permease yields MEQIQRSNWKFNMILLGMVLLLIVSIIYSITLGSADISMKDVYQILFAKITGNNALLEGFEKGWIDIVWLIRLPRILLAVFAGIALSLSGAVMQAIVNNPLADPYILGISSGASLGATLAILLGVGISFGPNYVGISAFIGALSVSFLVLLFGSSSSRADVSRLLLVGIALSSLCSAISSIIVFAANNRNGMMTLNFWLLGSLSAANWQIVKILAPIVIVISIFFCFQSRILNLMLVGDEAAVTLGQENHIYRIVYIILAAILIGFIVYACGIIGFVGLVVPHIARLLVGVNHKRMIPITILFGGLFLLWADILSRMIIKGVEIPIGVIVSIVGAPFFLYLVIQNSGERRQ; encoded by the coding sequence ATGGAACAAATTCAACGTTCAAATTGGAAATTTAATATGATTCTACTAGGAATGGTTTTACTTTTAATTGTTTCTATCATTTATTCTATCACCTTAGGATCAGCTGATATTTCAATGAAAGATGTTTATCAAATTTTGTTTGCAAAAATAACTGGAAACAATGCTTTATTAGAAGGATTTGAAAAAGGTTGGATTGATATTGTTTGGCTCATTCGATTACCTAGGATTTTATTAGCTGTTTTTGCTGGTATTGCTTTATCTTTATCTGGAGCTGTGATGCAAGCTATCGTTAACAATCCTTTAGCAGACCCATACATTTTAGGTATCTCTTCTGGTGCTTCTCTTGGTGCAACTTTAGCCATTCTATTAGGCGTTGGAATCTCTTTTGGACCTAACTATGTGGGTATATCAGCCTTTATTGGTGCCTTATCAGTTTCTTTCTTAGTTTTACTTTTTGGAAGCTCTTCTAGTCGGGCTGATGTTTCTAGACTTTTACTTGTCGGGATTGCTTTAAGTTCCCTTTGCTCTGCCATTTCAAGTATTATTGTTTTTGCAGCAAACAATCGAAACGGTATGATGACACTAAATTTTTGGCTATTAGGTAGCCTATCTGCGGCTAATTGGCAAATTGTTAAGATATTAGCTCCTATTGTCATTGTTATTAGTATCTTCTTTTGTTTCCAATCACGTATTTTAAATTTAATGCTTGTTGGAGATGAAGCAGCAGTGACTCTTGGGCAAGAAAATCATATCTACCGAATCGTTTACATCATATTAGCTGCCATTTTAATTGGCTTTATTGTCTATGCGTGCGGAATCATCGGTTTTGTCGGTTTAGTCGTCCCTCATATTGCTAGATTATTAGTTGGTGTTAATCACAAGCGAATGATTCCTATTACGATTCTCTTTGGTGGCTTATTCCTTTTATGGGCAGACATATTATCAAGAATGATTATTAAAGGTGTTGAAATTCCAATTGGAGTAATTGTTTCCATCGTCGGTGCTCCCTTCTTCTTATACTTAGTCATTCAAAACTCTGGCGAAAGGAGGCAGTAA